CACTGGTGCCGATTCTGCCGATTTTCGAATCATGCAATTAGCGGGGCAAGGCGACATTATTATCACACAGGACTATGGATTAGCATCTCTTGCATTAGGTAAAGGCTGCATCATTCTACATCATAAAGGTTTTGAATATACTCAGGAAAATATTGATCAACTGCTTCACACCCGCTATACAAGTGCTATGGCAAGGAAAAGCGGCAAGCGTACAAAAGGTCCTAAAGCTTTCACAGAAGAAGATCAGCAGAAGTTTCGGGATCTCCTTCTGAGGAAGATTAGATAGCTTAGAAGACTACCCCAGCTGCTTCTGCAAAAAGTATAGAGCATATCCTTTTGGATGGTCATCAAGCTTACCAAAGATTTCATAATCATTCTTTTGGTAGAAACCTGGTGCCTGAAAACTAAATGAATCCAAATATATCAATCTGCACTTTTGTTCCCTTGCATAGTCTTCCAATCGCTCAAGCAAGAGGGATCCATACCCATCTTTTCGATAACGTTTATCTACCCATAAAAATTCAATATGTATGTGATGCCAAAACATATTTGCTGTGATACCGCCAATGATTTCTCCGTTATCATCCTTCAGCATAAAAGCAATATCTTCATTTGCTGTTTTAATTTCATCCGGTAATTCTTCCATATTGTACTCAACTACTTTTTTCTTGATGAAATTAAAATCCTGTTGGTCAAATTGATCTGTAATATTCATTCTGTGCTACCCTCCTAAGTTTAGTTAGTTTATTAGTCTATCATACTACCACTAGTTCACTTGGGCTACTTTTTAGTGGTTGTCGATACCAAAAACTGTGGCAAGACCATATCGAATTTACCGATTAATCTGATATACTATGGAAGGTTAGCAATTTGTATGGTATTGGGGGAAATCACAATGTATCAACAAATCAAACATTTATCGATTGAAAAGCAAATTGAATATGTAACACGTCAGTTAATTGCTATCGAAAGTATTAATGGAACAGCAGGAGAAGTCGAACTAGCTAACACTGTCCAAAGATGGCTGCAGACTTTTCCATACTTTGAAAAAGATCCTGCAAATGTTTGGGAGCAATACATTCCAAATGATTCAATTGGCAGGAAAAATATTTTTGCTTTTTTACGTAGTCCATCAGGTTCAAGCAAAACAATTATTTATCATGCACATATGGACACAGTAGGGGTGGACGACTTCGGAAATATGAAAATGCATTCTTTGAACTCAGATGCACTAGAATCCTATTTTAAAAAGTATCCATTTAATCAAGAAGTACAAAAAGATGCGCTTTCTGGTGATTACTTATTTGGCCGTGGTTCTGTCGATATGCAAAGCGGTTTAGCCGTTCACATTGCCAATCTACTCTACTTTTCTGAACATCTTGATGAACTGCCAGGCAACATTTTATTTATGACCAATTCGGATGAAGAAAGTCAGCATAAGGGCGTTACAACGTCCATATCCGAAATCAATCGGTTAAAAAAGGAAGAAGGTCTTGATTATGTCGCAGCAATCAATACTGATTTCATCACACCAATGTACAAGGGCGATCCACACAGATACATATATACAGGATCTGCAGGTAAACTGTTGCCAAGCTTTTATATCTATGGAAGAGAAACGCATGTTGGCGATACCTTATCTGGAATCGACCCAACGCTTATATCATCAGAAATAAATAGACGTATCAATAACAATCTAGACTTAACTGAAAATATTGATGGGGAACTTATTTTACCGCCGTCGTGCTTATATCAAAAAGACACGAAGACTTCATATAATGTACAAACTCCAAAAAGCAGCTATTTATATTTCAACTACTTTATTTATGAGTCTACTGGAAAAGAAGTAATGGACCGGTTGGAGGAAATTACGAATGAAGCTTGTTTACAACTTGCTGAAACAGCTGCACAGCAGTACGGCGAATTTGCGGAGCGGAGTAATTTACCGGCAGCAGTAAATAATCAAAGGTGGAATATTGAAGTCACTACCCTTGCAGATTTTATTTTAAAACTAGAAGCTATGGGCCTTGACCCGAGATCTAAATCGAAACAGGTAGTTACAGAATATCGTCATTTAGATGAAAGAATGCTTTGTTTTAAAATAGCAGAGGAGTTGCAGCAGCTAGATCCTGATAAAAAGCCAAGGGTTATCATTTTCTTTGCTCCCCCGTATTTGCCTCACAACTTTCTAAATGAGAATAAAGAAAAGGATAAAAAATTACTACAGATGATTCACGAAACAATTGATCATGCCAGCAAAGAATCAAATGAGGTATTTTCTATCAATAAATTTTTCCCATATTTAGCTGATGGAAGCTTCCTTTCGCTACATGAAACAGATGAGGAAATCTCGGCGCTCGTTGATAATTTTCCAGAAATCGAAACACTTTATCCGATCCCATTCAATGACATTCGAAAGCTGGATGTTCCTTCCATTAATATGGGGGTTTACGGCAAAGATGGCCATAAGTGGACAGAGCGCGTTTATAAACCATATTCATTTGGGGTTCTTCCAACATTGATAAGAGATACCACCGTTCGATTGTTAACGGCATTTCATGATTCGCAAATCAAATAAGATAGGGAAAGGGCGTAAACCCAAATATGAATTTACGCCCTTTCCACGTTACTTCTTCTCTACAACCAACACTTTTAGATAATTTCCCTGCGGGTAGCTTCGGTTAACTTTAAAATCAGCCGGCAATGAAAATTCCTCCAGGATTTTATATGATGTATTGGTTTCCTTAAAGGCTTTGTCTAGGAAGCCTTTAAATTTCCGCATACCAAACGATGCATTATTCGTTGAAGCCACAATAATCCCATTTTTTTCAGTAATGGCAATGGTATCCTTAATTAATGCCGGATAATCCTTGGCTGTACTGAACGTGTGCTTTTTGGATCTTGCAAAGCTTGGAGGATCAAGAATAACCAAATCGAACTTCAATTCTTTCCGCTTCGCATATTTAAAATACGCAAAGACATCCATTACCTTGATATCCTGCTGCTCAAAATCAATGCCATTCACACTAAACTGCTCAATTGTCTTACTTTTACTTCGTTTCGCAAGATCCACATTTGTGGTCTGTACTGCTCCGCCAAGCGCTGCAGCGACGGAAAATGCTCCTGTATATGAAAAAGTGTTTAATACATTTTTGTCTTTGGCATACTTATCCCGAATCGCTTTTCTGACCTGCCGTTGATCAAGAAAGACACCTACCATTGCACCATCATTTAAATAAACCGCATAGTTCATCCCATTCTCTTTTACAATAA
This Virgibacillus phasianinus DNA region includes the following protein-coding sequences:
- a CDS encoding YaiI/YqxD family protein; amino-acid sequence: MKIYVDADACPVKDTIISIAADAAIPVTLVKSFAHFSHGDEAPGVETVYVDTGADSADFRIMQLAGQGDIIITQDYGLASLALGKGCIILHHKGFEYTQENIDQLLHTRYTSAMARKSGKRTKGPKAFTEEDQQKFRDLLLRKIR
- a CDS encoding GNAT family N-acetyltransferase yields the protein MNITDQFDQQDFNFIKKKVVEYNMEELPDEIKTANEDIAFMLKDDNGEIIGGITANMFWHHIHIEFLWVDKRYRKDGYGSLLLERLEDYAREQKCRLIYLDSFSFQAPGFYQKNDYEIFGKLDDHPKGYALYFLQKQLG
- a CDS encoding M20/M25/M40 family metallo-hydrolase is translated as MYQQIKHLSIEKQIEYVTRQLIAIESINGTAGEVELANTVQRWLQTFPYFEKDPANVWEQYIPNDSIGRKNIFAFLRSPSGSSKTIIYHAHMDTVGVDDFGNMKMHSLNSDALESYFKKYPFNQEVQKDALSGDYLFGRGSVDMQSGLAVHIANLLYFSEHLDELPGNILFMTNSDEESQHKGVTTSISEINRLKKEEGLDYVAAINTDFITPMYKGDPHRYIYTGSAGKLLPSFYIYGRETHVGDTLSGIDPTLISSEINRRINNNLDLTENIDGELILPPSCLYQKDTKTSYNVQTPKSSYLYFNYFIYESTGKEVMDRLEEITNEACLQLAETAAQQYGEFAERSNLPAAVNNQRWNIEVTTLADFILKLEAMGLDPRSKSKQVVTEYRHLDERMLCFKIAEELQQLDPDKKPRVIIFFAPPYLPHNFLNENKEKDKKLLQMIHETIDHASKESNEVFSINKFFPYLADGSFLSLHETDEEISALVDNFPEIETLYPIPFNDIRKLDVPSINMGVYGKDGHKWTERVYKPYSFGVLPTLIRDTTVRLLTAFHDSQIK
- a CDS encoding class I SAM-dependent rRNA methyltransferase; the encoded protein is MSNVIELNVKQNYTIEYKKGYPLISRDTIANANVLKEEGSIVHLYDQARQFIAKGYYGKQNKGLGWILTYNKNEAIDFQFFKSRIEAAVNARESFYHNTETTAFRVFNGEGDGIGGLTIDYFDGDYLINWYSAGIYTFKAQVIDALDELCNYKAIYEKKRFDTKGQYIDDDDFVKGTRGEFPIIVKENGMNYAVYLNDGAMVGVFLDQRQVRKAIRDKYAKDKNVLNTFSYTGAFSVAAALGGAVQTTNVDLAKRSKSKTIEQFSVNGIDFEQQDIKVMDVFAYFKYAKRKELKFDLVILDPPSFARSKKHTFSTAKDYPALIKDTIAITEKNGIIVASTNNASFGMRKFKGFLDKAFKETNTSYKILEEFSLPADFKVNRSYPQGNYLKVLVVEKK